The proteins below are encoded in one region of Chroococcidiopsis sp. SAG 2025:
- a CDS encoding NAD(P)H-binding protein, whose amino-acid sequence MKIVIAAASGNIGRRTAEKVIQAGAETILLARHPEKLAALVAQGAIVKPIGSDDAQALIEITQQADALFWLTPPKLDVPNLRDWYLQTAKAGANAVSANGIPRVVNISSIGAGAKPNLGTVSLSGNVESTFNQTTANVVHLELIYKVKIKQLVVSASAVP is encoded by the coding sequence GTGAAAATTGTCATCGCAGCCGCATCTGGTAACATTGGACGACGCACCGCAGAAAAAGTCATCCAGGCAGGAGCCGAAACGATTCTTTTAGCCCGACATCCAGAGAAGTTAGCGGCTCTAGTCGCTCAAGGTGCGATCGTTAAGCCGATTGGCAGTGACGATGCTCAAGCATTGATAGAAATAACCCAACAGGCAGATGCTTTGTTTTGGCTAACACCACCGAAGCTTGATGTGCCTAACTTGAGGGATTGGTATCTTCAAACAGCAAAGGCGGGCGCGAACGCTGTATCAGCAAATGGCATTCCGCGGGTCGTGAATATTTCTAGCATTGGTGCAGGTGCAAAACCAAACCTGGGCACAGTTTCATTGAGTGGAAATGTTGAATCGACCTTCAACCAAACTACTGCCAATGTAGTCCATTTAGAGCTGATTTATAAAGTAAAAATCAAGCAGCTAGTCGTCTCAGCATCAGCCGTACCATAG
- a CDS encoding IS5 family transposase (programmed frameshift) — protein MSRKAYKSDLTDREWQIIEPLIPPVRPGGHPRTVDMREVVNAIFYLLKTGCAWEMLPHDFPPYSTVYYYFRRWQKRGIWQQINLALREQVRMKLGKSHQATAAIVDSQSVKTTRKKGEVSGFDGGKLVKGRKRHVVVDPQGLLMGVVITEANASERLGAIVALLEECYNSKSLELIWADSGYSGENFAQAVMVVCGAEVEIVKRITDGFEVLPRRWVVERTFGWLGRYRRLSKDYELLPEISESMVYAAMVRLMLRRLAA, from the exons ATGAGTAGAAAAGCTTACAAAAGTGATTTAACCGATCGAGAATGGCAAATCATTGAACCATTAATTCCACCTGTAAGACCAGGAGGACATCCACGTACTGTGGATATGCGTGAGGTAGTAAATGCCATCTTTTATTTGCTGAAAACTGGCTGTGCTTGGGAGATGCTACCACATGACTTCCCACCCTATTCAACGGTTTATTATTACTTTCGGCGTTGGCAAAAACGAGGAATTTGGCAGCAGATAAATCTTGCCTTACGTGAACAAGTACGGATGAAGCTGGGCAAATCTCATCAAGCTACTGCTGCAATTGTGGATAGCCAGTCCGTAAAAACGAC ACGGAAAAAAGGGGAAGTATCCGGCTTTGATGGCGGCAAGCTAGTTAAAGGTCGCAAACGCCATGTCGTAGTAGATCCTCAAGGACTACTAATGGGTGTAGTAATCACCGAAGCTAATGCTTCAGAACGATTAGGAGCAATAGTGGCATTGCTAGAAGAGTGCTATAACTCTAAGTCTTTAGAGCTAATTTGGGCAGATAGTGGCTACAGTGGAGAGAATTTTGCACAAGCTGTAATGGTAGTCTGCGGTGCAGAAGTAGAAATAGTTAAGCGGATTACAGATGGGTTTGAAGTTTTGCCCAGAAGATGGGTAGTTGAACGAACTTTTGGCTGGCTAGGACGCTATCGACGACTAAGTAAGGATTATGAACTCCTACCGGAAATAAGTGAATCTATGGTCTACGCTGCTATGGTACGGCTGATGCTGAGACGACTAGCTGCTTGA
- a CDS encoding IS1 family transposase (programmed frameshift), which produces MQCPECQSTHIRKNGIKRGKQNHICVDCGRQFIEHYETCRGYSDEVKRECLKMYVNGIGFRGIERVKGVHHTTIIHWLKQVGNNLPDADAPETVPQVGELDELETFVGGKKNKIWLWTAVDHFTSGILGWALGDHSAETFAPLWAIVAQWRCYFYVTDGWSVYPGFIPDGDQIVSKTYMTRVESENTRLRHYLARLHRKTLCYSKSEEMLKYSIRLLLHYLKFWNVPVPQ; this is translated from the exons ATGCAATGTCCAGAGTGCCAATCAACTCATATTCGGAAGAATGGCATCAAGCGAGGTAAACAGAACCACATTTGTGTTGATTGTGGGCGACAATTCATTGAACACTATGAAACATGCAGAGGTTACAGCGATGAAGTCAAACGGGAATGCTTGAAAATGTATGTGAATGGCATCGGTTTTCGAGGAATTGAACGAGTTAAAGGTGTTCATCATACGACAATCATTCACTGGCTCAAGCAAGTAGGTAACAATCTGCCTGATGCTGATGCCCCAGAAACAGTCCCCCAAGTCGGTGAACTAGATGAACTAGAAACCTTCGTCGGTG GCAAAAAAAACAAAATCTGGCTGTGGACAGCAGTAGATCACTTCACTTCAGGGATTTTAGGTTGGGCGTTGGGCGACCATAGTGCTGAAACCTTTGCCCCGCTATGGGCGATCGTTGCCCAATGGCGGTGCTACTTTTATGTTACGGATGGTTGGAGTGTTTATCCAGGTTTTATTCCAGACGGCGATCAAATTGTCAGTAAGACTTATATGACCAGAGTTGAGTCCGAAAATACAAGACTGAGGCACTATCTGGCTCGGCTGCATCGAAAGACACTGTGCTACTCCAAATCAGAAGAAATGCTGAAATATTCAATTCGATTGTTACTGCACTATCTCAAATTCTGGAATGTTCCAGTTCCTCAATAG
- a CDS encoding DUF6010 family protein: MLIQARPELTIPQLIAPLLVALVFIAACSLLKEPNRRNFSALMIAGAGAAYLNGSLPIWEFAFCAVMTCIAYWGLQNYRFIGIGWLLHTVWDAIHHLYGTPIVLFVSLSSAGCAICDSALALWYFQSAPSVLRFIKST; this comes from the coding sequence ATGCTAATTCAAGCCAGACCCGAACTAACGATTCCACAGCTAATTGCGCCCCTTCTTGTCGCCCTAGTCTTCATTGCTGCCTGCTCTCTATTGAAAGAGCCGAACCGTCGTAATTTTAGTGCCCTTATGATTGCCGGAGCAGGAGCTGCATATCTCAACGGCAGCTTACCGATCTGGGAATTTGCATTCTGTGCGGTGATGACTTGCATAGCTTACTGGGGCTTACAGAATTATCGCTTCATTGGTATTGGATGGCTGCTGCACACTGTGTGGGACGCGATCCACCATTTGTACGGCACACCAATTGTGCTATTCGTGTCACTGTCATCGGCAGGGTGTGCCATTTGCGACTCTGCGCTGGCATTATGGTATTTTCAAAGCGCACCTTCAGTCTTAAGGTTCATTAAATCCACTTGA
- a CDS encoding class I SAM-dependent methyltransferase: MQNQQAPILFGQKVASSYDKQNALWETGREALFSFMRLILSELPADARILCVGAETGTETIALAQAFPQWQFTAVEPASAMMEVCQRKADESGITSRCTFHEGYLDSLPASEPFDAATCLLVSQFLKQAEERSRFFGQIAQRLRLGGVLIGSDLVLGMSPPIYQSLIEVWLRMQGSGWSEEDIEKMRAVWSLHITALTPPEIEAIIAVGGFDTPVLFFQTLFIHAWFSKRTAPD; this comes from the coding sequence GTGCAAAACCAACAGGCACCCATTTTATTCGGACAAAAGGTTGCGTCTTCCTACGACAAGCAAAATGCTCTTTGGGAGACGGGGCGCGAGGCGCTCTTTTCGTTTATGCGCCTGATTCTCTCAGAGCTTCCGGCTGATGCACGGATTCTGTGCGTTGGTGCCGAAACCGGAACGGAAACGATCGCTCTGGCGCAAGCCTTTCCGCAATGGCAATTCACGGCGGTCGAGCCGGCATCCGCGATGATGGAAGTTTGTCAACGAAAAGCCGACGAAAGCGGCATCACCTCGCGTTGCACGTTTCATGAAGGTTATCTCGACTCGCTGCCCGCTTCGGAGCCATTCGATGCGGCGACTTGCCTGTTGGTCTCTCAATTCTTAAAGCAAGCGGAAGAGCGGAGTCGCTTTTTCGGTCAAATCGCTCAACGCCTTCGCCTCGGTGGAGTTTTGATCGGTTCCGACTTAGTTCTGGGTATGTCACCGCCGATTTATCAGAGCTTGATTGAAGTTTGGTTGCGAATGCAAGGCTCAGGCTGGAGTGAGGAAGACATCGAAAAGATGCGCGCTGTTTGGAGTCTTCACATTACGGCTTTAACCCCGCCTGAAATCGAAGCAATCATTGCAGTGGGCGGCTTTGATACTCCAGTGTTGTTTTTCCAAACCCTTTTCATTCACGCCTGGTTTTCAAAGCGAACAGCACCGGATTAA
- a CDS encoding AraC family transcriptional regulator, which yields MTDRLIVDRCRELAALINRHTNGDGFHQTSIAPLGFTRESSTSTRLHGVSTPMLAIVVQGKKGAALGEEIYRYGEAQYLVVSVDQPISGFIIEATPDRPYLGFKLELDPRELCEIIAVQTNALAKPLRMRIAGKKETSVRGFFVSTADVSLLDCALRLTRLLDTPQDIPILAPMMIREIYYRLLIGEQSEAVRQIATSGSNMQRIAAVIQSIKVDFTKPMRVAELAEQASMSPSSFHHHFKQVTSMSPLQYQKQLRLLEARRLMLAENYNAITAADRVGYESPSQFSREYARLFGAPPIQDIGRLLSVS from the coding sequence ATGACAGACAGACTCATCGTTGATCGATGTCGAGAACTAGCCGCCCTGATTAACCGCCATACCAATGGTGACGGTTTTCATCAAACGAGTATCGCGCCGCTAGGATTCACGCGTGAGTCTTCGACGAGTACGAGGCTGCATGGAGTCAGCACCCCGATGCTGGCGATCGTGGTTCAGGGTAAAAAAGGTGCAGCGCTGGGTGAGGAAATCTATCGGTATGGTGAGGCGCAATATCTGGTTGTTTCAGTCGATCAACCGATTAGCGGATTTATTATCGAAGCGACTCCCGATCGCCCCTATTTAGGATTCAAACTGGAGCTTGACCCGCGCGAACTCTGTGAGATTATTGCTGTCCAAACCAATGCGTTGGCAAAGCCTCTCAGAATGAGAATCGCGGGTAAGAAAGAAACTTCAGTCCGAGGCTTTTTCGTCAGCACTGCCGACGTATCATTGCTCGATTGTGCGCTGCGACTGACCCGATTATTGGATACCCCCCAAGATATTCCGATCCTGGCGCCGATGATGATTCGCGAAATCTACTACCGCTTGTTAATTGGCGAACAAAGTGAAGCAGTTCGTCAGATTGCGACATCAGGTAGTAACATGCAACGGATCGCGGCAGTCATTCAAAGCATCAAGGTGGATTTTACCAAACCCATGCGAGTTGCCGAGCTCGCCGAGCAAGCCAGCATGTCGCCTTCGTCTTTCCATCACCATTTTAAACAAGTGACATCAATGAGTCCACTGCAATATCAAAAGCAGCTCCGACTCCTAGAAGCCCGTCGGCTCATGCTGGCGGAAAATTACAATGCGATTACGGCTGCCGATCGGGTCGGCTATGAAAGTCCATCCCAGTTTAGCCGAGAATATGCCCGCTTATTTGGTGCGCCGCCCATTCAGGATATCGGGCGTTTACTCTCAGTTAGTTAA
- a CDS encoding carboxymuconolactone decarboxylase family protein, whose protein sequence is MGRQFLTLILAGTIFMCFFQAQAAVSFSELFDRNNDSRSFEAQQAVSQPLETQIREERGERVLNSLTGRNGLPAHFQQLQKDFPELADLTLKYSLGDIWGREVLDNKTRQPISLAGFAAQGTMPQFKVHAQYALNYGVTPQELMEVIYITTVTSGYPRALIAAGTLKELFQENKIKLPVTSQK, encoded by the coding sequence ATGGGTAGGCAATTTCTAACTCTAATTCTTGCAGGAACAATTTTTATGTGCTTTTTCCAAGCACAAGCAGCAGTTTCTTTCTCCGAACTCTTCGATCGCAACAATGATTCGCGCTCCTTTGAAGCACAACAAGCAGTTTCTCAACCTTTGGAGACTCAAATACGCGAAGAACGAGGCGAAAGAGTTTTAAACAGCTTGACAGGCCGGAATGGTCTGCCAGCACATTTTCAACAACTACAAAAGGATTTTCCAGAGCTTGCTGACTTAACTCTCAAATACTCCCTGGGTGATATCTGGGGTCGGGAGGTACTAGATAACAAAACCCGTCAACCGATCTCTCTTGCTGGCTTTGCTGCCCAAGGCACGATGCCACAATTCAAGGTTCATGCCCAGTATGCTCTCAATTATGGCGTGACTCCACAAGAACTGATGGAAGTTATCTATATCACTACAGTGACATCTGGATATCCCCGCGCCCTAATTGCGGCAGGAACTCTCAAAGAGCTATTCCAAGAAAATAAGATCAAACTTCCAGTAACATCGCAAAAGTAG
- a CDS encoding SDR family oxidoreductase has translation MLNVEDKVILITGASSGIGEASAKLLAQNGAKVVLGARRTEKLEKIVKDICSSGGIAEFKAVDVTDREDVKAFIEFAKDKFGRVDVIFNNAGVMPLSPMTALKVEEWDNMINVNIRGVLNGIAAGLPIMEAQGGGQIINTASIGAHVVAPTAAVYCATKYAVWAISEGLRQESQNIRVTTISPGVVETELGSDITDESSKGFLKELRKTALTSEAIARAVLYAVSQPNDVDVNEVIVRPIRQMM, from the coding sequence ATGTTAAATGTTGAAGATAAGGTCATTCTTATTACTGGAGCTAGTAGCGGTATCGGCGAAGCCTCCGCCAAGTTACTGGCTCAAAACGGGGCAAAAGTAGTTTTGGGCGCACGTCGCACGGAAAAGCTAGAAAAGATTGTGAAAGATATCTGCTCATCCGGTGGGATCGCTGAATTCAAAGCGGTCGATGTCACCGATCGCGAAGATGTCAAAGCATTTATTGAGTTTGCCAAGGACAAGTTTGGTCGCGTTGATGTCATCTTTAACAATGCAGGCGTGATGCCCCTATCTCCGATGACTGCTCTGAAAGTCGAGGAATGGGACAACATGATTAATGTGAATATCCGGGGCGTGTTGAATGGTATCGCGGCGGGGCTACCGATTATGGAAGCGCAAGGTGGCGGGCAAATCATCAATACTGCGTCCATTGGTGCCCATGTGGTAGCACCCACTGCGGCAGTTTACTGCGCGACCAAGTATGCGGTTTGGGCAATATCTGAAGGGTTACGTCAGGAATCACAAAATATTCGCGTCACTACCATATCCCCTGGTGTCGTTGAGACCGAACTTGGTTCTGATATCACCGATGAGTCATCCAAAGGATTTTTGAAAGAACTCCGCAAAACTGCGCTAACGTCGGAGGCGATCGCCAGAGCGGTCTTGTATGCAGTGTCCCAGCCGAACGATGTTGATGTTAATGAAGTGATTGTCCGCCCGATCCGCCAGATGATGTAA
- a CDS encoding NAD(P)-dependent alcohol dehydrogenase, which yields MRLCYGLAALSQGDCLVPWAFERRELRPNDIAVKVRFCGVCHSDLHAIRGNSRFPLVPGHEMVGEVTEIGAEVTKFQISDGVVVGNIVDSCGHCPPCKSHEESYCREFPTTTYDGIDRHDGSITRGSYSNEYVVKTDFVYHLPSGLDPASVAPLVCAGVTTWSPLHQWNIGPGKTVGIVGIGGLGHMAIKFAHALGAHVIVFTTSKQKLAAALELGADEAILSTDAQKMAAQKYRFDFILDTVSARHLLDPYLLALNLDGTLCCLGIPDRMDFTPVLLTMGRRRLTSSGSAGTLETQEMLDFCSKHKITADVEVISAADINEGFERLEQGDVHYRLVIDMATLKAPDGDKAKS from the coding sequence ATGCGTCTCTGTTACGGGCTTGCAGCTTTAAGTCAGGGCGATTGCCTCGTTCCTTGGGCGTTTGAGCGACGGGAATTGCGACCCAACGATATTGCAGTGAAGGTTCGGTTCTGTGGTGTTTGCCACAGCGACTTGCACGCGATTCGAGGCAATAGCCGCTTTCCATTGGTACCAGGGCATGAGATGGTGGGCGAAGTGACAGAAATCGGCGCAGAAGTGACGAAATTCCAAATTAGCGATGGCGTGGTAGTCGGCAATATTGTCGATTCCTGCGGGCACTGCCCACCCTGCAAAAGCCACGAGGAATCCTATTGTCGCGAATTTCCGACGACCACCTACGATGGCATCGACAGGCACGATGGCAGCATCACGCGCGGCAGCTACTCGAATGAATATGTTGTCAAAACTGATTTTGTCTATCATCTGCCCTCCGGTCTCGATCCAGCTAGTGTGGCACCGTTAGTTTGTGCGGGAGTAACAACCTGGTCGCCGCTACATCAGTGGAACATTGGACCTGGAAAGACGGTTGGAATTGTTGGAATCGGCGGTCTCGGTCATATGGCAATCAAATTTGCCCATGCACTAGGCGCTCATGTGATTGTCTTTACGACTTCCAAGCAAAAGCTTGCGGCGGCGCTGGAACTGGGTGCGGACGAGGCGATTTTATCGACTGATGCCCAGAAAATGGCGGCTCAGAAATACCGCTTTGATTTCATCCTGGACACGGTATCAGCGCGACATCTACTCGATCCGTATCTGCTGGCGCTGAACCTTGATGGCACACTGTGCTGTCTGGGAATCCCCGATCGCATGGACTTCACTCCTGTCCTCCTCACAATGGGTCGTCGTCGGCTAACCAGTTCGGGGTCGGCGGGGACGTTAGAAACTCAAGAAATGTTGGACTTCTGCAGCAAGCACAAGATTACAGCGGATGTCGAAGTGATTTCGGCTGCGGATATCAATGAAGGTTTCGAGCGGCTGGAGCAAGGAGATGTCCATTATCGTCTAGTTATTGATATGGCGACCCTTAAGGCACCAGATGGAGATAAGGCTAAATCTTGA
- a CDS encoding NADP-dependent oxidoreductase, which yields MKAIVINAYGNEDVLNYTDVERPEPKVDEVLVKVHAAAVNPADWKIRDGMGEQFGFKLPLILGGDIAGTVEAVGDGVESFKQGDAVYGITLASLSGGYAEYAVAKADAIALKPESITFEAAAAIPIAALTAWQAMFDVAHLSSGQKILITGASGGVGSMAVQLAKAKGAIAIGTASGKNEQFVRDLGADEFVDYTQQPFEEVVKDVDVVFDTIGGDTLERAFQTLKKGGFLVSAVQTPSEEKARELGVEVAWVFCQPSAQQLAAINRLIDEDRLKIHIETVLPLTEVKKAHQLSQSGRTRGKIVLQIAT from the coding sequence ATGAAAGCAATCGTAATTAACGCATACGGTAATGAGGACGTTTTGAATTACACCGATGTCGAACGTCCAGAGCCGAAAGTAGACGAAGTTCTGGTGAAAGTTCACGCCGCAGCAGTCAATCCGGCTGACTGGAAGATCCGCGATGGGATGGGCGAACAGTTCGGGTTCAAACTGCCACTGATTCTGGGCGGCGATATCGCCGGAACCGTCGAAGCGGTGGGCGATGGCGTTGAAAGTTTCAAGCAGGGCGATGCGGTTTATGGGATCACCCTTGCCAGCCTCTCCGGTGGTTACGCCGAATATGCGGTTGCAAAAGCGGACGCGATCGCGCTGAAACCGGAAAGCATAACTTTTGAAGCAGCGGCAGCAATTCCAATTGCCGCGTTGACGGCGTGGCAAGCGATGTTCGATGTGGCGCATCTGAGCAGCGGGCAGAAAATCTTGATAACTGGAGCGTCTGGCGGAGTCGGCTCGATGGCAGTTCAGCTTGCCAAAGCCAAAGGCGCGATCGCGATCGGCACGGCTTCGGGCAAAAACGAACAGTTCGTCCGCGATTTGGGCGCGGATGAATTCGTGGATTACACGCAGCAACCGTTTGAAGAAGTCGTCAAAGACGTTGATGTCGTTTTCGATACGATCGGCGGCGACACGTTGGAGCGAGCCTTCCAAACACTGAAAAAGGGCGGCTTCCTGGTTTCGGCAGTGCAGACTCCATCTGAAGAAAAAGCTCGCGAATTGGGCGTAGAAGTCGCTTGGGTCTTTTGTCAGCCGAGCGCGCAGCAATTGGCCGCAATCAATCGTCTGATTGACGAGGATAGATTGAAAATACACATCGAAACGGTTCTGCCACTCACAGAAGTGAAAAAGGCACATCAGCTTTCCCAGAGCGGGCGCACGCGCGGCAAGATTGTTTTGCAAATCGCAACATAG
- a CDS encoding transposase: protein MYGVVEPQSGENFFREISHLDTQCFQEFLNDFRRAYPEDLDIIQLDNGSFHPTSKLKVPENIILLFQPAHCPELNPIERLWEQLKGFLGWEVIDNLDALKIKVRQILTSFSEKTIKDLTGWKYILRSLEVANI from the coding sequence GTGTATGGTGTTGTAGAGCCTCAAAGTGGAGAAAACTTTTTTCGGGAAATTTCCCATTTAGACACCCAGTGCTTTCAGGAATTTCTAAATGATTTTAGGCGAGCTTATCCTGAAGATTTAGATATTATTCAGTTAGACAACGGCTCATTTCATCCTACCTCCAAACTCAAAGTTCCCGAAAATATCATCCTTCTGTTTCAGCCAGCCCACTGTCCAGAGCTTAATCCCATAGAAAGGCTTTGGGAACAGCTCAAAGGTTTTTTAGGTTGGGAGGTTATTGATAATTTAGATGCGCTCAAAATTAAAGTTAGACAGATTCTCACCTCGTTTAGTGAAAAAACTATTAAAGATTTGACTGGATGGAAGTATATTCTCAGGTCTTTAGAAGTCGCAAATATTTAA
- a CDS encoding helix-turn-helix domain-containing protein — protein MSGRVKLKINESAETLLTLLKQQKSASGKERVQALYLLKTKQVETVQHLAVVLGRNRVTVQRWLSQYRRGGLNQLLEVGKSTGRTPLIPAEAVERLKQELSEPEGFSSYQEVKLWLAAELGIRVKYDVVHNLVHDKLKADLKVARSKSSEQEPKAVENFKKELPQKITSVIKEVQKQSKKFKRVRYWCEDETRLGLRTIQRRRLTLRGVKPVGSFQFRREK, from the coding sequence ATGTCTGGGAGAGTCAAGCTCAAGATTAACGAGTCGGCAGAAACGCTCCTCACTCTTTTAAAGCAGCAAAAAAGTGCAAGTGGGAAGGAAAGAGTACAAGCACTGTATTTGCTCAAGACTAAGCAAGTGGAAACGGTGCAACATTTAGCAGTGGTATTGGGACGGAATCGAGTCACAGTACAAAGGTGGTTAAGTCAATATCGCCGTGGTGGGTTGAATCAGCTATTAGAAGTAGGCAAAAGTACGGGAAGAACACCATTAATTCCAGCAGAGGCGGTAGAACGTTTAAAACAAGAACTGAGTGAGCCAGAAGGGTTTTCCAGTTATCAGGAGGTCAAGCTATGGTTAGCAGCAGAGCTAGGGATACGCGTGAAGTATGACGTGGTACATAATCTAGTTCATGACAAGCTAAAAGCTGACTTGAAAGTAGCAAGATCAAAAAGTAGCGAGCAAGAGCCAAAGGCAGTAGAAAACTTTAAAAAAGAACTGCCTCAAAAGATAACAAGTGTAATCAAGGAGGTACAAAAGCAATCAAAAAAGTTTAAGAGAGTGCGGTACTGGTGTGAAGATGAAACTAGGCTGGGATTGAGGACAATTCAGAGACGGAGATTGACATTAAGAGGAGTCAAACCTGTAGGAAGCTTTCAATTTAGGCGAGAAAAATAG
- a CDS encoding cell division protein SepF, producing MVQQKAQKLRAVFFGGAMRQKFRQKTRLTADEAKDYRLEQQLPQIVVMELRSFEQVTQAVQILWQGQPLVLNLTQLDVELAQRAVDFVAGATCAIDGQQQYLAPRLFLFAPQDVELANAVDETV from the coding sequence ATGGTACAACAGAAGGCTCAAAAATTGAGGGCGGTTTTTTTTGGGGGTGCAATGCGGCAGAAGTTCAGACAAAAGACGAGATTGACAGCAGATGAAGCGAAAGACTACCGATTAGAGCAACAACTACCACAAATCGTCGTCATGGAACTACGGTCTTTTGAACAAGTGACGCAAGCGGTTCAAATCTTGTGGCAGGGACAACCGCTAGTCTTGAACTTGACTCAGTTGGATGTAGAGTTAGCACAGCGAGCGGTGGACTTTGTAGCTGGGGCAACTTGCGCAATAGATGGACAGCAACAATATCTAGCACCAAGGCTGTTTCTGTTTGCACCCCAAGACGTTGAATTAGCAAATGCGGTCGATGAAACCGTCTAG
- a CDS encoding PadR family transcriptional regulator yields MQLQDIHQFFTSPPPIYLCQEQAVCYILSVLLESESYGTELIAQLEGEYANYRLSDTILHAALEFLESEGAVWSSWHKVEGRGRPRRVYRINSAWHDEARKLAQLWRDFTTQQQQKRLSVEVRSPKRAAQS; encoded by the coding sequence ATGCAGCTTCAAGATATCCATCAGTTTTTTACCAGTCCCCCACCGATTTATCTTTGTCAGGAGCAAGCAGTTTGTTACATTCTATCGGTGTTGCTGGAGAGCGAATCTTACGGTACTGAGCTAATTGCACAGCTCGAAGGCGAATATGCCAACTATCGCCTCTCGGACACGATCCTACATGCTGCGTTAGAGTTTCTCGAATCGGAGGGCGCGGTCTGGAGTAGTTGGCACAAAGTCGAAGGGCGCGGACGACCGCGACGGGTGTATCGAATCAATTCCGCATGGCATGATGAAGCTAGAAAGTTAGCCCAACTGTGGCGTGACTTTACCACTCAGCAGCAGCAAAAAAGGCTGAGTGTTGAGGTTCGCTCGCCAAAGCGAGCGGCACAATCGTAG
- a CDS encoding HNH endonuclease signature motif containing protein → MRRLFSPAQKLLILRRANYQCEICGVCLSRDNFEADHRIAYSQGGATQVWNALALCKNCNRQKSARPYHS, encoded by the coding sequence GTGCGAAGGCTATTCTCCCCGGCTCAAAAACTTCTGATATTGCGTCGCGCTAATTATCAGTGCGAGATTTGCGGTGTATGTTTAAGTCGGGACAATTTTGAAGCCGACCACAGAATAGCTTACTCCCAGGGAGGGGCAACCCAAGTGTGGAATGCCTTGGCTTTATGTAAAAACTGTAACCGTCAGAAGTCGGCTCGACCTTACCATAGCTAG